The segment CTCCGTGAAGTAGGGCAGCATGGCCTCCAGCACGCGCGGATCCATCGGCGTGGTGGCGTGGTTATCCATGTAGATCGGCAGCTTCACGTTCTGCCCGTTTCCCGTGCTGGCGCTCATACTCGCGTTCTCCTCAAAAATGCTTCCTCTCGATTCGATGATCGTGTTCACCTTGGCGTCGCGCCCGCGCTTACCGGCTCGCGGAAGCGATGCCGACCAGCTCGCGGGCTGGCTTCTCCTTCTCCATGTCGGCGGGGACGCTGCCGTTCTCTGCCAGGTCGGAGATGGTGATCCGGCCCAGCACCTGCTCAATGCTCTGGTTCACCTTGCGCAGCGGTTCCCGCACCGTGCACTTCGGGCTCTGGTAGCACTCGATCTCCTGGCTCAGGCAGGAAGTGATGAACAGCGGGCCGTCGATGGCCCGGATGACTTCCAACGCCGTAATGCGCTGCGGCTCGCGCGCCAGGGCGTACCCTCCGTTCATTCCCTGATGCGAGTGAAGCAGCCCGGCCTTCACCAGCCGTTGCAGGATCTTGGCCAGGGCTTCCAGGGGAATGCTGTAAGCCTCGGCAATGTCCTTGGCGCGGCACGAGCCCTCGCCGGAACAC is part of the Terriglobales bacterium genome and harbors:
- a CDS encoding Rrf2 family transcriptional regulator translates to MLKLTKKADYGLIAVKHLAECSGEGSCRAKDIAEAYSIPLEALAKILQRLVKAGLLHSHQGMNGGYALAREPQRITALEVIRAIDGPLFITSCLSQEIECYQSPKCTVREPLRKVNQSIEQVLGRITISDLAENGSVPADMEKEKPARELVGIASASR